In Etheostoma spectabile isolate EspeVRDwgs_2016 chromosome 20, UIUC_Espe_1.0, whole genome shotgun sequence, the following are encoded in one genomic region:
- the insm2 gene encoding insulinoma-associated protein 2: protein MPRGFLVKRNRRCSASHRSRNNRNNKSVTYYAEVTKPEAVKENDVLNVAPFERADGLLPVSREDSAGVREAWSPHVESALEAEADRRAQLPETEQQVSEVDVLTPDSDFSCFFPAPPLPPRDLPLTESCSPFKPVGTRLQEHQEEGDKLFPGKCLTSPPVSELPKLPFLVSSTPTSVSASIERLLASSSRHAPSYGHNDKYEPNIGHVHLFPPLTLMQEQHHAARKRSFIEQDQRLNGNRHNKHSMGNPSKKPKVNRKLNFEDEVTTSPVLGLRIKKESPELRRQREKSSALNGNQPLGEFICQLCKEEYPDPFSLAQHKCSRIVRVEYRCPECEKVFSCPANLASHRRWHKPRPVNNLGAETQTNKSQLLKEARGLVQPVELEGKENELLRVNANQHHEARDSSRIRREPSLLLLHGRSRDSPDSDNLAPPHYDSSLHYRNPVEGCQDMQQQVRAADSPPSSLLLLNCNPEESVDLQQQPSLSHPPLQFVQSLPEEEVYECRFCGKKFRRQAYLKKHLAAHEMAARGSPPPSSYGQARETSGQSQVFLCHLCGARFPSVEIRDKHRLWHAMRDELMAGTLGGGLRPDVFHTQGEESNTRECEQQQIFPCKHCPSTFFSSPGLARHINKSHPTENRHVMLLQMTVRP from the coding sequence ATGCCTCGAGGATTCTTGGTTAAGAGAAACCGGCGATGTTCAGCGTCACACCGGTCAAGAAATAACAGGAATAACAAATCTGTAACATATTACGCTGAAGTGACAAAACCGGAGGCAGTCAAGGAGAACGATGTGTTAAATGTTGCTCCGTTTGAACGGGCAGATGGACTTCTCCCGGTGTCCCGTGAAGACTCCGCCGGTGTCAGAGAAGCGTGGAGCCCTCACGTGGAGTCCGCCCTGGAGGCCGAGGCGGACCGGCGCGCGCAGTTACCGGAGACCGAGCAGCAGGTGAGCGAGGTGGACGTTTTGACTCCCGATAGTGATTTCTCCTGCTTCTTCCCAGCTCCTCCTCTACCCCCACGCGACCTGCCATTAACAGAGTCTTGCAGCCCATTTAAACCGGTCGGCACGAGACTACAGGAACACCAAGAGGAAGGAGATAAGTTGTTCCCCGGGAAGTGCCTAACATCCCCCCCGGTGTCGGAGTTACCGAAGCTGCCGTTCCTGGTGAGCTCCACGCCAACCTCTGTGTCCGCTTCTATCGAGAGGCTCCTCGCGAGCAGCAGCCGCCACGCACCGTCCTACGGTCACAATGACAAATATGAGCCGAATATTGGCCATGTTCACTTGTTCCCGCCACTGACACTGATGCAGGAGCAGCATCACGCAGCGAGGAAACGCTCGTTCATTGAACAGGATCAACGCTTGAACGGCAACAGACACAACAAACACTCAATGGGCAACCCGTCAAAGAAACCCAAAGTGAACCGAAAACTCAACTTCGAGGATGAGGTCACGACCTCGCCGGTTTTGGGGCTGCGGATCAAGAAGGAGAGTCCCGAGCTGAGGAGGCAGCGGGAGAAGTCGTCTGCTCTCAACGGGAATCAGCCGCTGGGAGAGTTCATCTGCCAACTTTGTAAAGAGGAGTACCCCGACCCTTTCTCCCTCGCGCAGCACAAGTGCTCCCGTATAGTGCGCGTGGAGTACCGGTGTCCCGAGTGCGAGAAAGTCTTCAGCTGTCCCGCCAACTTGGCATCCCACCGCCGTTGGCACAAACCTCGTCCGGTAAACAACTTAGGAGCAGAGACTCAGACAAACAAGAGCCAGCTGTTAAAAGAAGCACGAGGGCTTGTTCAGCCGGTAGAGTTGGAGGGCAAAGAGAACGAGCTGCTGCGCGTGAATGCCAACCAGCACCACGAAGCACGGGACAGTTCCCGCATTAGGCGCGAGccgtctctgctgctgctccacgGTCGGTCTCGGGACAGCCCCGACAGTGACAACCTCGCGCCTCCTCACTATGATTCCTCGCTTCATTACCGGAACCCGGTTGAAGGCTGTCAGGACATGCAGCAGCAGGTGAGAGCGGCAGACAGCCCGCCCTCGAGCCTCCTTCTACTGAACTGCAACCCAGAGGAGAGCGTGGACCTGCAACAGCAGCCGTCACTTTCGCATCCTCCTTTACAGTTTGTCCAGTCCTTACCGGAGGAGGAAGTGTACGAGTGCCGGTTCTGCGGAAAGAAATTCCGCCGACAGGCCTACCTAAAGAAACACCTGGCCGCGCACGAGATGGCAGCGCGAGGTTCTCCGCCCCCTTCATCTTATGGCCAGGCGCGCGAGACCAGTGGACAGAGCCAGGTGTTTCTGTGTCACCTGTGCGGCGCGCGCTTCCCGTCGGTTGAAATCAGGGACAAGCACCGTCTGTGGCACGCGATGAGGGACGAGTTAATGGCGGGAACATTGGGAGGCGGACTCAGACCAGACGTGTTCCACACGCAAGGAGAGGAGAGCAACACAAGGGAATGCGAGCAGCAGCAGATCTTCCCGTGCAAGCACTGTCCGTCCACATTCTTCAGCTCCCCGGGGCTCGCGAGACACATCAACAAATCTCATCCCACAGAGAACCGGCATGTGATGCTGCTGCAGATGACCGTGCGACCGTAA